From one Bacteroides intestinalis DSM 17393 genomic stretch:
- a CDS encoding DNA polymerase III subunit gamma/tau, with protein sequence MENYIVSARKYRPTTFESVVGQRALTTTLKNAIATGKLAHAYLFCGPRGVGKTTCARIFAKTINCMSPTAEGEACNQCESCTAFNEQRSYNIHELDAASNNSVDDIRQLVEQVRIPPQIGKYKVYIIDEVHMLSASAFNAFLKTLEEPPRHAIFILATTEKHKILPTILSRCQIYDFNRINVDDTVAHLAYVASKEGITAEPEALNVIALKADGGMRDALSIFDQVVSFTGGHISYQSVIENLNVLDYEYYFRLTDHFLANQISDALLLLNDVLNKGFDASHFVTGLSSHFRDLLVSKDPATLSLLEVGASIRERYQTQAQKCPLPFLYRAMKLCNDCDLNYRASKNKRLLVELTLIQIAQLTAEGDDVSGGRGPKQSIKPIFSQPAAAQQPQAAHAMPQPQATTATPAQPQPVQQAPAAQAVPASPQVQQPFGSQTAAMRPTPTAVLMAQGKEEKKIPVMKMSGLGVSIKHPRGEEEKRQVAVSATQQNVQPEEDFIFNEKDVNYYWQEYAGRLPQEQTALAKRMQVIHLTMLDTTTFEAVVENDIAAKEFTDLIPTLQGYLRKRLKNSKATMTVRVSAPTEKVRAYSRVEKFQLMAQKNNALMQLKEEFGLELY encoded by the coding sequence GTCCGCGCGGTGTGGGAAAGACTACTTGCGCCCGCATCTTCGCCAAGACCATCAACTGTATGAGTCCTACTGCAGAAGGTGAAGCGTGCAACCAATGTGAATCGTGTACAGCGTTCAACGAACAGCGGTCATACAACATCCATGAACTGGATGCCGCATCCAACAACTCCGTTGACGATATCCGCCAACTGGTGGAACAGGTGCGTATTCCGCCCCAGATAGGAAAATATAAAGTATATATCATCGACGAGGTACACATGTTGTCCGCTTCGGCTTTCAACGCTTTCCTGAAAACACTGGAAGAACCACCCCGTCATGCCATCTTTATCCTAGCAACTACAGAAAAGCACAAGATTCTGCCTACTATCTTGTCCCGTTGCCAGATATATGACTTTAACCGCATCAATGTGGATGATACGGTTGCCCATCTGGCATATGTTGCTTCAAAAGAAGGAATTACTGCCGAACCGGAAGCCTTGAATGTCATTGCACTGAAAGCTGACGGCGGCATGCGTGATGCTTTGTCTATTTTCGACCAGGTAGTCAGCTTCACCGGTGGGCACATCAGTTACCAAAGTGTTATTGAAAACCTGAATGTACTGGACTACGAATATTATTTCCGGTTGACGGATCATTTTCTGGCAAACCAGATCAGCGATGCATTGCTGTTACTGAATGATGTGCTGAATAAAGGTTTCGATGCCAGCCATTTCGTAACAGGATTGTCATCCCACTTCCGTGATTTACTTGTGAGTAAAGATCCCGCCACCCTGTCACTACTTGAGGTAGGTGCCAGCATCCGGGAGCGCTACCAGACACAGGCACAGAAATGTCCGCTACCTTTCCTGTATCGCGCTATGAAGCTTTGTAATGATTGCGATTTAAATTACCGCGCCAGTAAAAACAAGCGGTTACTGGTGGAACTGACTCTGATACAGATTGCCCAGCTTACCGCCGAGGGGGACGACGTCAGTGGTGGGCGTGGCCCTAAACAATCTATCAAACCCATATTCTCACAGCCTGCCGCCGCTCAGCAGCCACAGGCCGCACATGCTATGCCCCAACCGCAAGCAACAACTGCCACTCCGGCACAACCCCAGCCGGTGCAACAAGCTCCTGCAGCCCAGGCTGTCCCTGCATCTCCGCAAGTCCAACAGCCTTTTGGTTCGCAAACAGCTGCCATGCGCCCCACTCCTACTGCCGTATTAATGGCACAAGGAAAAGAGGAAAAGAAAATCCCTGTTATGAAGATGTCCGGTTTAGGAGTCTCAATCAAGCATCCACGGGGTGAAGAAGAAAAAAGGCAAGTAGCAGTATCAGCAACACAGCAAAATGTACAGCCTGAAGAAGATTTTATCTTCAATGAAAAAGATGTCAACTACTACTGGCAGGAATATGCCGGACGCCTACCCCAAGAGCAAACCGCCCTTGCCAAGCGTATGCAGGTTATTCACCTGACAATGCTGGATACAACTACATTTGAAGCCGTGGTGGAAAATGATATTGCAGCCAAAGAATTCACAGACCTGATCCCTACTCTGCAAGGCTACTTGCGCAAACGACTGAAAAACAGCAAAGCAACGATGACTGTCCGCGTCAGTGCCCCCACTGAAAAAGTGCGCGCATACAGCCGTGTGGAGAAATTCCAGTTGATGGCACAAAAGAATAATGCCTTAATGCAATTGAAAGAAGAATTCGGTTTAGAGCTTTATTGA